The genomic segment ctggacaggcgccgttccttcgcttgacctcagttgctctcgtccgctcccccgtaacactgctcttttattgtggttacatgaatatgcataggttcattaacatataacgtATACCTTGGtatgcgtgtgagtgtgtgtgtatatgtgtatctgtgtgtgtgtggagtgagATATGAtcccgtgaagactccccaaagctggtgccaggagtctagcggtccatctaaacaaaaggctcttagactaaaacagatacagagtaggtgtcctcctataccataaatcagtaagagaaggtacaacctctctcatgctcccaggatgtgtgtgtgaaagtcagagagctctggaatgcacacaaagcttgcacaacgtaacttctctagtaaaaaagagcaaacacatctagaaaaccttaaacaaaatgtacttctaaacataaacataataaaatctttcaacagTTACTGTAGATAACATTTGACCTAAATATATGGGTCTTGTGGTTTGAATATGTAGAATAAAGTCTTAACACTATCTAATATAATATCTAATATATAACAACATTCCAGTGTAGGTACATGTAGTGTACACGGGTATATAtgattataatatatatatgtgagtATATAACTATATAAGATATATGGCCATAAAAAATTCCACAACAACAGAGCAAACTAACTCACTCACTGCCCAAAGACTTCAAAAATGAAACCATCAATGTCAGTAACTCTTTTCAACATCTTTCTCCTCCCTGAACTGCAGCTGAGCTCAGACCAGTGAAAGCGATCAATCCTCCAGCTTACGTTCCAGTGCAGGTGATGCCCTCTGATGGGCCCTCTGGACAGCCTGAAGCATTTGTATTGGTTCAGCACACCAATGTGAACATCATCACTGAGCCTCGAAAGGACCATATTATCTGGTCCCTCCTTTGTTTTGTCTACTCATAcccttgttgttgttttggacTTGCAGCTCTCATTTATTCTATCAAGGTAAGTTGACAATCACTTCTTTCATGCACCAAGCTTCTTGtaaacttgtgtgtgtgtgtgtgtgtgtgtgaatatatGCATTACACCTGCCTGCCATACCctaatatttattaatttaccATATACATCAAGAtctaaaacacaaagaaagtaTAAAATTAACTACAGAAAATAGCAAAATCAGTGCCAGTCAAAAATTTTTTCAAGTAAAACACATTTGTCAGTTAGACCACTGAAAGAATCATAAGcacaataaaaatacaacaacccccccccccaaaaaaacccagatAAAAATGATTCAAAAAGTGCATGAATGAGATAAATAtctttaattcattcatttggacAGAAACAAGTATCTTATCTTTTCCAAATATTTAAACTGAGCCTTTGTTTAACATTTGTTTAAGTTTCCATTGGATTGAAGATAACTGCACTTTTACGATCTATATGTTTCTGCCCTTTTAGGCCAGAGACCTCAAGGTGGCCAGAGATCTAGCGCGTGCTCGACGCCATGGCTCCACTGCACGCAAACTTAACATCGCTGCCACAGTCCCGTTTGCCATTTTATTcctgattttcattgctccaGGCATTATTAATGCTGCAATGGTGGCTAGTGTTATAAAAGAAATGCCAAACAGTAACCATCAATATAAC from the Oreochromis niloticus isolate F11D_XX linkage group LG7, O_niloticus_UMD_NMBU, whole genome shotgun sequence genome contains:
- the LOC109202999 gene encoding dispanin subfamily A member 2b-like, producing MWVFDAELRPVKAINPPAYVPVQVMPSDGPSGQPEAFVLVQHTNVNIITEPRKDHIIWSLLCFVYSYPCCCFGLAALIYSIKARDLKVARDLARARRHGSTARKLNIAATVPFAILFLIFIAPGIINAAMVASVIKEMPNSNHQYNGN